A genomic window from Cucumis melo cultivar AY chromosome 8, USDA_Cmelo_AY_1.0, whole genome shotgun sequence includes:
- the LOC103486051 gene encoding farnesylcysteine lyase produces the protein MFHLIASFKLPLFGEMYMVRWSIIVPLFLCFLAFPPVTSRPPPPTVCIIGSGIGGSSVSHFLRQYAPSYNVSTDFNIRIFERHNIVGGRMATVNIAGDTFEAGASILHPKNFHALRFTELLNLTVKKPSSSGSFSLGIWDGHKFVFRTLTSGLTSTVPFVDKIVELWNQLVMFLRYGFSLLRMEEFVERAVEQFSKYYEGFESRPVFETVNKMLNWSGLYKLTTRTLYEELIDARLSRLLIQELVTVITRINYGQSVSISGLAGAVSLAGSGGGLWSVEGGNWQIAARLINHSDSTLHLEEEIKSISYRGEYYEVKSNKGNNYSCEVTVVATPVDEVNIQFTPPIIIPKRELQHTHTTFVRGLLNPAYFGLKASSKLPKLVGTTETENVQFSSISVLKQHDENDMTYKIFSRKPMEDTLLDKIFRIRTETIRIDWAAYPHFKAPEVFAPFILDGQHLYYVNAFENAASTMETSAVAAENIARLILSRFFAKVGTDSLHFSLDSARDASALHIDL, from the exons atgttTCATCTAATTGCTTCCTTCAAGCTCCCTCTCTTCGGAGAAATGTACATGGTGCGTTGGTCAATCATCGTCCCTCTGTTCCTCTGCTTTCTCGCCTTTCCGCCGGTCACTTCCCGACCACCACCTCCCACTGTTTGTATAATTGGCAGTGGTATCGGCGGCTCCTCCGTCTCCCATTTCCTCCGCCAATATGCTCCGTCGTACAACGTCTCCACAGATTTCAACATTCGGATATTCGAGCGCCACAACATTGTCGGCGGTCGGATGGCCACTGTCAACATTGCTGGAGATACATTCGAAGCCGGAGCATCCATCTTGCACCCCAAGAATTTTCACGCCTTGAGATTCACTGAGCTACTCAATCTTACTGTCAAGAAACCCTCCTCTTCCGGTTCGTTCTCTCTCGGCATTTGGGACGGCCATAAATTCGTCTTCAGAACCCTCACGAGCGGCCTCACCTCCACAGTTCCTTTTGTGGATAAGATCGTGGAGCTATGGAATCAGCTCGTCATGTTCCTCCGATACGGCTTCTCGCTTCTCAGAATGGAGGAATTTGTTGAG AGAGCTGTAGAACAATTCTCCAAGTACTATGAAGGCTTTGAATCTAGGCCTGTCTTTGAGACTGTAAATAAGATGCTCAATTGGTCTGGTTTGTACAAGCTTACCACTCGAACTTTGTATGAGGAATTAATTGATGCTCGCCTGTCTCGTTTGCTAATACAAGAACTTGTCACT GTTATCACAAGAATTAACTATGGTCAAAGTGTCTCTATTAGTGGACTTGCTGGGGCAGTTTCGTTGGCAGGATCAGGTGGAGGGTTGTGGTCTGTTGAAGGAGGCAACTGGCAGATAGCTGCTAGACTAATAAATCATTCAGATAGCACATTACACTTAGAAGAAGAAATCAAGTCCATCTCTTACCGAGGTGAATATTATGAGGTCAAATCTAACAAGGGAAACAACTATTCATGTGAAGTTACTGTAGTTGCTACTCCTGTAGATGAGGTGAACATTCAGTTTACACCTCCGATCATAATTCCAAAGAGAGAATTGCAACATACTCATACAACATTTGTAAGGGGGCTCTTAAATCCT GCGTACTTCGGTCTGAAGGCTTCATCAAAACTTCCAAAGTTGGTGGGTACAACGGAAACTGAAAATGTACAATTTTCAAGTATTTCAGTTCTTAAGCAACATGATGAGAATGATATGACTTACAAAATATTCTCACGTAAACCTATGGAAGATACCCTACTGGATAAGATCTTCAG GATAAGAACGGAGACGATTCGGATAGATTGGGCTGCATATCCCCACTTCAAAGCTCCTGAAGTATTCGCACCTTTTATTTTGGATGGTCAACATTTGTATTACGTGAATGCTTTTGAGAATGCTGCCAGTACCATGGAGACCAGTGCTGTTGCCGCTGAGAACATTGCACGACTCATTCTCTCCAGATTTTTTGCAAAGGTTGGCACCGATTCGTTACATTTCAGCCTTGATTCTGCTCGAGATGCTTCAGCTTTGCATATAGATCTTTGA